The following coding sequences lie in one Mus musculus strain C57BL/6J chromosome 11, GRCm38.p6 C57BL/6J genomic window:
- the Mtmr3 gene encoding myotubularin-related protein 3 isoform X4, protein MEWLDFGHKFADRCGHGEDSDDLNERCPVFLQWLDCVHQLQRQFPCSFEFNEAFLVKLVQHTYSCLFGTFLCNNAKERGEKQTQERTCSVWSLLRAGNKAFKNLLYSSQSEAVLYPVCHVRNLMLWSAVYLPCPSPSTPTDDSCAPYPVPGTSPDEPPLSRLPKTRSFDNLTTTCENMVPLASRRSSDPSLNEKWQEHGRSLELSSFASAGEEVPAMDSLRKPSRLLGGAELSVAAGVAEGQMENILQEATKEESGVEEPTHRGHTEVPEVKEEAPLAKESSMAAEGPVVLYQEPQLDDATLRSHQGPSLSLFSQGIPEHQDGHNVLSSSLQAPLRGEDSQEVPVEQPQVENIAEDRENVAPAVPVDAKVGLGISQSSSLLPSQVPFETRGPHINNSVHMLLEDKVKSESGPQLHHRPCPASSGRFSGKDMLPVAPEPRSAERPQWDSVLHRTSSPGNTLSLLQAPCALPLDKCRQGIVCNGALETENKASEQPAGFDTLQKYPTPNGHCANWEAGRSKDSLSHQLSATSCSSAHLYSRNLHHKWLNSHSGRPSTTSSPDQPSRSHLDDDGMPVYTDTIQQRLRQIESGHQQEVETLKKQVQELKSRLESQYLTSSLRFNGDFGDEVTSIPDSESNLDQNCVSRCSTEIFSEASWEQVDKQDTEMTRWLPDHLAAHCYACDSAFWLASRKHHCRDTDCVDQTWNCGNVFCSSCCNQKVPVPSQQLFEPSRVCKSCYSSLHPTSSSIDLELDKPIAATSN, encoded by the exons ATGGAATGGCTCGATTTTGGCCATAAGTTTGCTGACCGGTGTGGTCATGGGGAGGACTCAGATGATCTGAATGAGCGCTGCCCAGTGTTTCTACAATGGCTTGACTGTGTTCATCAACTTCAGAGGCAGTTTCCTTGCTCTTTTGAGTTCAACGAAGCATTCCTT GTGAAACTGGTACAGCATACCTATTCCTGTCTCTTTGGAACATTCCTGTGCAACAACgccaaagagagaggggaaaagcaGACTCAGGAACGGACATGCTCTGTGTGGTCACTTCTTCGAGCAGGCAACAAGGCTTTCAAAAACCTACTGTATTCATCTCAGTCAGAAGCC GTGCTCTACCCCGTGTGCCATGTGCGGAATCTGATGCTGTGGAGCGCAGTGTACCTTCCCTGCCCATCCCCATCTACCCCCACAGATGACAGCTGTGCACCATACCCAGTCCCAGGCACTAGCCCTGATGAGCCCCCACTGAGCCG GCTACCCAAGACTAGATCATTTGACAATCTGACCACAACCTGCGAAAACATGGTGCCGCTGGCCAGCCGGCGCAGCAGTGACCCCAGCCTGAATGAGAAGTGGCAGGAGCACGGGCGCTCGCTGGAGCTGAGCAGCTTTGCCAGCGCTGGGGAAGAGGTGCCTGCTATGGACAGCCTGCGCAAGCCCAGCAGGCTGCTCGGAGGTGCTGAGCTTTCTGTGGCAGCCGGAGTGGCTGAAGGGCAGATGGAGAACATTTTGCAAgaggccaccaaagaggagagtGGGGTAGAAGAGCCTACCCACAGGGGGCACACTGAGGTGCCAGAGGTCAAAGAGGAGGCACCCCTAGCAAAAGAAAGTAGCATGGCGGCCGAGGGCCCCGTTGTACTTTACCAAGAACCACAGCTGGATGACGCTACTTTAAGAAGCCATCAAGGCCCCAGCCTCTCTTTGTTCTCCCAGGGTATTCCTGAACATCAGGATGGGCACAATGTCCTCTCTAGTTCACTCCAAGCTCCTCTCAGGGGAGAGGACTCCCAGGAGGTCCCTGTAGAACAGCCTCAAGTAGAGAATATTGCAGAGGACAGGGAGAATGTAGCTCCTGCTGTCCCAGTAGATGCAAAAGTTGGCCTTGGTATCTCACAGTCTAGTTCTCTGCTGCCTTCCCAAGTCCCATTCGAGACAAGAGGACCACACATCAACAACTCCGTGCACATGTTACTCGAAGATAAGGTAAAGTCAGAAAGTGGGCCCCAGCTCCATCACAGACCTTGCCCAGCAAGCAGTGGTAGATTCAGTGGCAAGGACATGCTTCCTGTAGCACCAGagcccaggtctgctgagaggcCCCAGTGGGACTCTGTGCTACACAGGACTTCATCCCCTGGCAACACCCTTAGCCTGCTGCAGGCTCCTTGTGCCTTGCCGTTAGATAAATGTAGACAGGGAATTGTGTGCAACGGTGCCCTAGAGACTGAAAACAAGGCCTCAGAACAGCCTGCAGGGTTTGACACCCTTCAGAAGTACCCCACACCCAATGGGCATTGTGCCAATTGGGAGGCTGGGAGGAGCAAGGACTCACTGAGCCACCAGCTGTCTGCCACAAGCTGTAGCTCTGCTCACTTGTACTCGAGGAACTTGCACCACAAGTGGCTGAATAGCCACTCAGGGAGGCCATCCACTACCAGCAGCCCTGACCAGCCTTCCCGCAGCCACCTGGATGACGATGGCATGCCTGTGTACACGGACACAATCCAACAGCGCCTGCGACAGATAGAGTCTGGTCACCAGCAGGAAGTGGAGACCTTGAAGAAACAAGTCCAGGAGTTGAAGAGTCGCCTGGAGAGCCAGTACCTGACCAGCTCTCTGCGCTTCAATGGAGACTTTGGAGATGAAGTG ACTTCAATCCCCGACTCGGAAAGCAATCTGGATCAGAACTGTGTGTCTCGCTGCAGCACAGAGATTTTCTCTGAAGCCAGCTGGGAGCAGGTGGATAAACAGGACACAGAG ATGACTCGTTGGCTACCTGACCACCTGGCTGCCCACTGCTATGCCTGTGACAGTGCCTTCTGGCTCGCCAGTAGGAAGCACCACTGCAG GGACACTGACTGTGTCGATCAAACGTG